A region from the Acanthochromis polyacanthus isolate Apoly-LR-REF ecotype Palm Island chromosome 23, KAUST_Apoly_ChrSc, whole genome shotgun sequence genome encodes:
- the c23h11orf68 gene encoding UPF0696 protein C11orf68 homolog, producing the protein MEEEEAPVDGEAGTPFAAETFAAEAMAADMDPWIVFDSRRTPRSEFDGWLESNRPSQVFRFGDEEGGVSPVGWIAVLGPSHCPGGGDVTGLQDSWEKLLSSCRPVNFQTVKELALNHGVLSGKWLMHLDSGFKLDHAWECVARAALDGKISLVKVSPFNPKAEGKQVICAYNQNFTDESEVIRLDSVIRAAGVKCPLSYKPDVYTYLGIYRNNRWKLCPTIYESKFDLECVPRRSHIVNKVTNLEVT; encoded by the coding sequence atggaggaggaagaggcccCTGTAGATGGGGAGGCGGGGACCCCCTTCGCTGCTGAGACGTTTGCAGCCGAGGCCATGGCCGCAGACATGGACCCCTGGATTGTGTTCGACTCCAGAAGAACCCCCAGATCCGAGTTCGACGGCTGGCTGGAGAGCAACCGGCCCTCACAGGTGTTCAGGTTCGGGGACGAGGAGGGCGGCGTGAGCCCCGTGGGGTGGATCGCCGTGCTGGGGCCCAGCCACTGCCCTGGCGGGGGGGACGTCACAGGCCTCCAGGACAGCTGGGAGAAACTGTTGTCCAGCTGCCGGCCCGTCAACTTCCAGACGGTGAAGGAGCTGGCGCTGAACCACGGTGTGCTTTCAGGCAAGTGGCTCATGCACCTGGACTCCGGTTTCAAGCTGGACCACGCCTGGGAGTGCGTGGCCAGAGCCGCCCTGGACGGCAAGATCTCGCTGGTCAAAGTCAGCCCCTTTAACCCCAAGGCGGAGGGCAAGCAGGTCATCTGCGCCTACAACCAGAACTTCACCGACGAGAGCGAGGTTATCAGGCTGGATTCGGTCATTCGTGCCGCCGGGGTCAAGTGCCCGCTCTCCTACAAGCCGGACGTGTACACGTATCTGGGGATCTATCGGAACAACCGCTGGAAGCTTTGCCCCACCATTTACGAGAGCAAATTCGACCTGGAGTGTGTACCCAGGCGGTCGCACATCGTCAACAAAGTCACCAACCTGGAGGTGACATAA
- the drap1 gene encoding dr1-associated corepressor, whose protein sequence is MPSKKKKYNARFPPARIKKIMQTDEEIGKVAAAVPVIISRALELFLESLLTKACHVTQSRNAKTMTTSHLKQCIELEQQFDFLKDLVATVPDMQGDGEENHTEGGGEKVPRRGRKPGSGRKNGGAGTKGKDKKLSGTESEQEDDSEDSETDGDEEDGSQSSTNLQAASRFHSSNPPPQYMHMGHMVSLGGLAPAQPPAGMAFAPHPSMMSVAPPPPPPAPHKNEDDDDEDYDS, encoded by the exons ATGCCCAGCAAAAAGAAGAAGTACAACGCTAGGTTCCCTCCG GCGAGGATTAAGAAGATTATGCAGACGGATGAAGAAATAGGAAAAGTGGCTGCAGCAGTACCTGTTATTATTT CGAGAGCCTTGGAGCTTTTTTTGGAATCGTTGCTTACGAAGGCCTGTCATGTCACCCAATCTAGGAATGCAAAGACGATGACAACGTCGCATCT aaAGCAGTGTATTGAGCTGGAGCAGCAGTTTGATTTCTTGAAGGACCTGGTGGCGACGGTGCCGGACATGCAGGGTGACGGGGAGGAGAACCACACcgagggaggaggagaaaaagtccCACGCAG GGGTCGCAAACCAGGCTCTGGTCGCAAGAACGGAGGGGCTGGAACCAAAGGCAAGGACAAGAAGTTGTCTGGAACGGAGTCGGAGCAAGAG GACGACTCGGAAGACAGCGAGACAGACGGGGACGAGGAGGACGGCTCTCAGTCGAGCACAAATCTGCAGGCTGCGTCCAGGTTCCACAG CTCCAACCCGCCCCCCCAGTACATGCACATGGGCCACATGGTGTCGCTGGGCGGCCTGGCTCCAGCTCAGCCCCCCGCCGGCATGGCCTTCGCCCCCCACCCCTCCATGATGAGCGTCGCGCCGCCTCCACCTCCCCCAGCGCCGCACAAAAACGAGGACGACGACGACGAAGACTACGACTCTTAG